The Mesorhizobium sp. INR15 region TGACGTCGAAGGGCCCGACCATGTCGCACTGCTGGAATGGCTATGCGCGGCCAAGATCGGCGGCGACAACAACATCGGCAAGGGCATCTACACCCACTTCCTCGACGAGGAAGGCATGGTGCGCGCGGACTTTACCGTCATCCGCATGGCCGATCGCTGCCGCGTGATCGACGGGGCGGATGCCGGCCCGCGCGACTTCCAGTACATGCGCCGCACGGCACAGGACAAAGGTTTCGACGTCACGATCACCGACGTGACCGAGAAAGTCGTCACCATCGGTATCTGGGGTCCGAATGCCCGGACAACCTTGCAGAAGGTGGTCGAGAATCCGGATGGGCTTTCGCTCGAGAACTTCCCATTCGCGGCCATCAAGCCAGTCAGGATCGGCGGCAAGGATGTCACCGCGTTCCGCATCTCCTATGTCGGCGAGCAGGGCTGGGAACTGCATATGCGCTATGAAGACGGCCTCGCCGTCTGGGATGCGTTGCGCTCGACTGGTGTCATGCCCTTCGGCGTCGAGACCTACGCCAACACCCGGCGCATGGAAAAGAGCCTGCGCCTGCAGAATGCCGATCTTCTGACTGAGTACAATCTGCTCGAGGCCGATCTTGCGCGCCCGAAGGTCAAGGAGAACGATTTCTGTGGCAAGGCCAAGCACGTCGAGTACCGCGCTCGCGAGCATCAGCCAGCCATGCTTTGCACGCTGGTGATGACCGACAACAAGGATGCCAAGGGCGTCGCGCGCTATCCGGTCGGCATCATGCCGGTGATGGACCCGAAGACCGGCGAGACGCTGGTCGACGAACTCGGTCGCCGGTCGTTCACCACCTCGGTGGCCTATGGCCCGACCATCGGCAAGAACATCGCGCTTGCCTATCTGCCGTGGGCTTATGCCCAGGAAGGCCGCAAGCTTGCTGTCGAGTATTTCAACGAGACCTACCCGGTCGAGGTGACGTCCGTCGGCTACAAGCCGCTCTACGATCCGGAGAACCTGAAGCCGCGCAGCTGAGCGGAGAAGCGTGTTTCATACCGATTTGAAAAGCCCGGCTTTGGTCGGGCTTTTTCGCAAGGTGATTCTGGCTTACCCTTGCGGCATGTCTGCTTTTGCTCGTGCAAGACATCTGCTTTCCGGCGCTACTGCATTGGCGTTGGCGCTCTTTGTCGCCCCACAGTCTCGCGCGGACGAGCCGGTCGACGTCGAACTGGTGCTCGCGGTCGACGTTTCGCTGTCGATGTCGCCCGACGAGTTGGAGATCCAGCGTCACGGCTACGCGGCTGCGCTGACGCATGACCATGTGCTGCAAGCCATCGCCGACGGCGCCTATGGCAAGATCGCGGTCACTTATGTCGAATGGGCCGGCACCAACTGGCAACGGGTCATCGTGCCGTGGACGGTGATTGCCAACCGTGCCGACGCAGAGCGAGTGGTCGAAAAACTCTCCGCCCAGCCGCCCAACAGCGCGCGGCGCACATCGATCTCAGGGGCGCTGGAGTTCGGCAGCGATCTCTTCGCCGAAAGCGGCTATCAGGGCGTCAAGCGGGTCATCGATATCTCGGGCGATGGCCCCAACAACCAGGGTGCGCCGGTCAATCTCTCCCGTGACGATGTCGTCAAACAAGGCATCATCATCAACGGTCTGCCCTTGATGACCCGTGGCGGCTTCTCCGGCGCCTACGATGCCAACAATCTGGATCACTATTACAGTGACTGCGTCATTGGCGGCCCCGGCGCCTTCATGATCCCGGTCAACGACTGGACGCAGTTTCCGGAAGCCATCCGGCGCAAGCTGGTGCTGGAGCTTGCGGGGCCTGCATCGCGGCAATGGGCAATGGAAGAGGCAGCACATCCGCCTGTCATGTTGGCGCAGGACAGGCCGGCGACCGATTGCCTGGCCGGCGAGCGTATGTGGCGCGACCGTAGCCGGAATTTCGAAAGCCGCTAAGCGCAGGCGAATACAACGCCGCTGCTCTACACCACAGTGTGAGAATGGATACATTGACAAGCCGGGTCCTGTCTGTGCCACAATTCCGCATTCAAGACAAAAAGGGGAGCTGACATGAAAAGAACCAGTATATTTGCCACGGCATTTGCCCTTGCCGCCGGATTGGCCGCGCCGGCCATGGCCGCCACATCGCTGACCATCGGCATCAGCGGATGGACGGGTTTTGCTCCGCTGACGCTCGCCAAGCAGGCCGGAATCTTCGAGAAGCATGGCCTCGACGTGACCCTGAAGAAGGTGCCGCAGGCGAGCCGGCCTCTTGCCATTGCCAGTGGCGACCTGCAATGCGCCGCGACCACGGTGGAGACCTGGCTGGTCTGGAACGCCAGCGGCGTCACCACCAAGCAGATATTCCAGCTCGACAAATCCTATGGCGCCGACGGCATCGTCGCCCGCAAGGACATCAAGACCGTCGCCGATCTCAAGGGCAAGACCGTCGCGTCATCGGCGCCGGGCACGTCACCCTATTTCATGCTCGCCTGGGTGCTCAACAAGGCTGGCATGTCGACCAAGGATGTGACCGTCGTCAACCTCGAGCCGGATGCGGCAGCGCAGGCCTTCCTCGCCGGGCAGAACGATGCGGCTGTCACCTATGAGCCGTTCATCTCAGCCGTGCGTGACAAGTCCGACCAGGGCCACATCCTGGCGACGACGCTCGACTATCCGATGGTGCTCGACACGGTCGGCTGCACGCCCGAATTCCTCAAGGCCAATCCCGATGCCGCCAAGGCGCTCGCCGACAGCTACTTCGATGCGCTTGACCTGATCAAGAGCGATCCGAAGAAATCCTACGAGATCATGGGCGCCGACGTGAAGCAGTCGGCCAAGGAATTCGAGGACTCGGCCAAATATCTGAAATGGGCGGACAGGGCCGAGAACAAGCAGTTCTTCACCAAGGAATTCCAGGACTTTTCCAAGACAGCCGGCGAATTGCTGCTGCAGATGGGCCTGATCAAGGAAGCGCCCGACGTCGCCACGCTGGCTGACACCAGCGCTGTCGCGAACTGAGCGATAGAGTTTCATTTCAGACGGCGGCTCAAGTGCCGCCGTTTCCCTTTTCATCAAGGATCGTTGTCGATGCCGCGCCCCCTGCATCCGGTCTCGCCGGGCACCCGAACCGTGCTCGGCATTTCCTTTTTCGTGCTGTTCGTCGCCTTCTGGGCGTGGATCACGCTTGGCGGTCACGTCAACCGCATCTTTCTCGCCGATCCGCTGTCGATGCTGAAGGATGGCTGGCGGCTTCTGGTCGAAGACCGTTTCTGGCTCGACATCCTGATCACCATCTGGCGGGTCTTCGGCGGCTTTGTGCTGGCATCCATCGTCGCGGTGCCGATCGGCATCATGATGGGGGCCTGGAAGCCGGTGGAAGCATTCCTGGAGCCGTTCGTCTCCTTCGCCCGCTACCTGCCGGCCTCGGCCTTCATTCCGCTGCTGATCCTGTGGGCCGGCATTGGCGAGTTGGAGAAGCTGCTGGTCATCTTCGTTGGCTCGGTGTTCCAGATCATCCTGATCATCGCCGTCAAAGTAGGCGGCACCAGGCGGGACCTTGTCGAAGCCGCCTATACGTTGGGCTCCACCGACAACGGCATCGTGCGGCGGGTGATCATGCCGGCCAATGCGCCCGAGATCGCCGAGACGCTGCGGCTGGTGCTTGGCTGGGCCTGGACCTATGTCATCGTCGCCGAACTGATCGGTTCATCCTCGGGCATCGGTTACATGATCATCAACAGCCAGTCGCGGCTGGCGACGGGCCAGATCATCTTCGGCATCATCGTCATTGGGCTGATCGGGCTCTTGTCCGATTTCGCCTTCAAGGCGCTCAATCGCTGGCTCTTTCCATGGAGCCTGGCATGAGCAAGCTTCTCATCGAGGGCGTTTCGCGCACATTTGCCGGCGTGCGCGGCGGGGCGCCGGTCAAGGCGCTGATGCCGGTCAACCTGACAGTCGAGGCCAATGACTTCATCACCATTCTCGGGCCCTCAGGCTGTGGGAAGTCGACGCTTCTGCGCATCGTTGCCGGCCTGGAGGCGCCGAGCGAGGGCCGGGTGCTGCTCGACGGCAAGGCGGTGACGCGGCCCGGGCCGGATCGCGGTATGGTGTTCCAGTCCTACACACTGTTTCCCTGGCTGACGGTCGGACAGAACATCGCTTTCGGCCTGCGCGAACGCGGCATGGCAGAGAAGGAACGGGACGGGATTGTCGCTTCCTATGTCGATCTCGTCGGGTTGAAAGGGTTCGAGAACCATTGGCCCAAACAGCTTTCCGGCGGCATGCAGCAGCGCACGGCGATCGCTCGGGCGCTGGCCAATGACCCGGCGATCCTGCTGCTCGACGAGCCGTTCGGCGCGCTCGACAACCAGACGCGCGGGCTGATGCAGGAATTGCTGCTGGGCATCTGGGAGCGGCGCAAGAAGACGGTGCTGTTCGTCACCCACGACATAGAAGAGGCGATCTTCATGGCCTCGCGTGTGGTGGTGATGACGGCGCGTCCCGGCCGCGTCAAGTCGGACGTCGCCATCGACCTGCCGCACCCGCGCCACTACACGCTGAAGACCAGCCCGGAATTCTCCGCGCTGAAGGCGCGGCTGACCGAGGATATCCGCGTCGAAGCGATGCGCACGGCTGAGGTACGCTGAGCTTCAGGCCGCCAGCAACTGCTTGCGGTCGACACGCTCCTGCTGCGGCGAGCGGGCA contains the following coding sequences:
- a CDS encoding ABC transporter permease, coding for MPRPLHPVSPGTRTVLGISFFVLFVAFWAWITLGGHVNRIFLADPLSMLKDGWRLLVEDRFWLDILITIWRVFGGFVLASIVAVPIGIMMGAWKPVEAFLEPFVSFARYLPASAFIPLLILWAGIGELEKLLVIFVGSVFQIILIIAVKVGGTRRDLVEAAYTLGSTDNGIVRRVIMPANAPEIAETLRLVLGWAWTYVIVAELIGSSSGIGYMIINSQSRLATGQIIFGIIVIGLIGLLSDFAFKALNRWLFPWSLA
- a CDS encoding ABC transporter substrate-binding protein, with translation MKRTSIFATAFALAAGLAAPAMAATSLTIGISGWTGFAPLTLAKQAGIFEKHGLDVTLKKVPQASRPLAIASGDLQCAATTVETWLVWNASGVTTKQIFQLDKSYGADGIVARKDIKTVADLKGKTVASSAPGTSPYFMLAWVLNKAGMSTKDVTVVNLEPDAAAQAFLAGQNDAAVTYEPFISAVRDKSDQGHILATTLDYPMVLDTVGCTPEFLKANPDAAKALADSYFDALDLIKSDPKKSYEIMGADVKQSAKEFEDSAKYLKWADRAENKQFFTKEFQDFSKTAGELLLQMGLIKEAPDVATLADTSAVAN
- a CDS encoding ABC transporter ATP-binding protein — protein: MSKLLIEGVSRTFAGVRGGAPVKALMPVNLTVEANDFITILGPSGCGKSTLLRIVAGLEAPSEGRVLLDGKAVTRPGPDRGMVFQSYTLFPWLTVGQNIAFGLRERGMAEKERDGIVASYVDLVGLKGFENHWPKQLSGGMQQRTAIARALANDPAILLLDEPFGALDNQTRGLMQELLLGIWERRKKTVLFVTHDIEEAIFMASRVVVMTARPGRVKSDVAIDLPHPRHYTLKTSPEFSALKARLTEDIRVEAMRTAEVR
- a CDS encoding DUF1194 domain-containing protein, coding for MSAFARARHLLSGATALALALFVAPQSRADEPVDVELVLAVDVSLSMSPDELEIQRHGYAAALTHDHVLQAIADGAYGKIAVTYVEWAGTNWQRVIVPWTVIANRADAERVVEKLSAQPPNSARRTSISGALEFGSDLFAESGYQGVKRVIDISGDGPNNQGAPVNLSRDDVVKQGIIINGLPLMTRGGFSGAYDANNLDHYYSDCVIGGPGAFMIPVNDWTQFPEAIRRKLVLELAGPASRQWAMEEAAHPPVMLAQDRPATDCLAGERMWRDRSRNFESR